The Pungitius pungitius chromosome 8, fPunPun2.1, whole genome shotgun sequence genome has a window encoding:
- the LOC119229409 gene encoding pyruvate dehydrogenase [acetyl-transferring]-phosphatase 1, mitochondrial-like has protein sequence MLGGTRTISGCCRIKLQQPRHSSFSSVPPPPELLRLHYPAGIESRKYKAAQEAQPPMPSAQINRILKANEFGHTLPRGPASHGVLGFHSNMLPSNHPGEDRRSSATCLPGRGGVMFGVFDGHAGAACAHAVSQRLFYYIAVATLPLRTLAELERAVEEERAVQPLLQWHKHPRDHNCPDGAAISFQSLRNYWQERLEEEEEEEEEELHGGCRVTSALVSAFLRLDYDLSVEAQVHMSMSSTRRVSLPEEAVSPPSPLRVALSGCTACVAHVSKGVLHVANLGDSRAVLGVREPDGTWSAVSLSSDHNAENPDELQRILGEHPLSERRTAVRHDRLLGLLLPFRAFGDVRFKWSAETLRRVYETRPEVRRTPPPPHYLTPPYLSARPEVTRHRITPGDRFLVLATDGLWELMHRQTVVQLVGEHLTGLQQQRPISLGAGTTLGAMQGLLLERKGRGLSVLEDQNAATHLLRHALGDDGYGTVAPNRLAKMLSLPAELARRYRDDITITVIHLNEPEL, from the exons ATGCTGGGGGGAACGAGAACCATCAGTGGATGTTGCAGGATTAAGCTCCAGCAGCCCCGTcactcctccttttcctccgttccccctccccctgagctCCTCAGACTCCATTACCCAGCAGGCATTGAGAGCAGGAAGTACAAGGCGGCCCAGGAGGCCCAGCCGCCGATGCCCTCGGCTCAGATCAACCGCATCTTGAAG GCGAATGAATTTGGCCACACCCTGCCCAGAGGCCCCGCCTCCCATGGCGTTCTGGGTTTCCACAGCAACATGCTGCCATCCAACCATCCCGGCGAGGACCGCCGGAGCAGCGCCACCTGCCTGCCGGGCCGCGGGGGCGTCATGTTCGGCGTGTTCGACGGCCACGCCGGGGCGGCGTGCGCCCACGCCGTCAGCCAGAGGCTCTTCTACTACATCGCCGTGGCAACGCTGCCGCTGAGGACGCTGGCGGAGCTCGAACGGGCGGTGGAGGAAGAGCGGGCCGTGCAGCCGCTCCTGCAGTGGCACAAACACCCTCGAGACCACAACTGCCCCGACGGCGCTGCCATCTCCTTCCAAAGCCTCCGCAACTACTGGCAGGAgcgactggaggaggaggaggaggaggaggaggaagag CTGCATGGCGGCTGCAGGGTGACATCAGCGCTGGTCAGCGCTTTCCTTCGCCTGGACTACGACCTGTCCGTGGAGGCCCAGGTGCACATGTCCATGTCTTCCACCAG ACGGGTGTCCCTCCCCGAGGAGGCTGTGTCTCCGCCCAGCCCCCTGCGGGTGGCGCTCTCCGGCTGCACGGCTTGCGTGGCCCACGTGTCCAAGGGGGTCCTGCACGTGGCCAACCTGGGCGACAGCCGGGCCGTGCTGGGCGTCAGGGAGCCCGACGGGACTTGGTCGGCGGTCAGCCTCAGCAGCGACCACAACGCGGAGAACCCGGACGAGCTGCAAAGGATTCTGGGGGAACACCCGCTGTCCGAGCGACGGACGGCGGTCCGTCACGACCGCCTGCTCGGCCTGCTGCTGCCCTTCAGGGCCTTCGGGGACGTCCGGTTCAAGTGGAGCGCCGAGACGCTGCGTCGGGTCTACGAAACGCGGCCGGAGGTCCggaggacgccgccgccgccgcactaCTTGACCCCGCCTTACCTGAGCGCCCGGCCGGAGGTCACGCGACACCGCATCACGCCCGGAGACAGGTTCCTGGTGCTGGCGACGGACGGACTGTGGGAGCTGATGCACCGACAGACAGTGGTCCAGCTGGTGGGTGAACATTTGACAG GCCTTCAGCAGCAGAGACCCATAAGTCTCGGCGCGGGCACAACACTGGGCGCCATGCAGGGCCTCCTGCTAGAGAGGAAGGGGCGGGGTCTGTCAGTGCTGGAGGACCAGAACGCCGCCACCCACCTGCTCCGTCACGCCCTGGGGGACGACGGGTACGGGACAGTGGCTCCAAACCGGCTGGCCAAGATGCTGAGTCTGCCGGCAGAGCTGGCCCGGAGGTACCGCGATGACATCACCATCACGGTCATCCACCTGAACGAGCCGGAGCTTTGA